A segment of the Triticum urartu cultivar G1812 chromosome 1, Tu2.1, whole genome shotgun sequence genome:
TATCAGTGATTACCAGCTCCTAAGATTCGAATACATATCAATTCGATAGCCCCACTCTGTTGTTATCCACTACATTCAAAAGGGTCTGAGTGAGATGGATCTTGGAAGTCTGGTTTTTGATTGGATGGTGATCTCGGGCACGAGTGGTTGATCTTCGCGGGCCGTGAATGGCCATGGAAAGCAGTATTGATGTCAATATGTTCGATCGAGAAGATTGGACGATGAAAGACGGATCCTTTATGGTTTGAATAATAGGTTGTGGACTCGATATTGGGCTATGGGATGATTGCTTTCTGTATCAGCCTCTTGTGATTGGGCTCTCGTGGGTGGATTACCCGATGTGTACTCATCTTCCAACAAAGAGGAGAAGACATAACCAAAAGAATTGTGAGAAATAAGTCAATTTATCAAGTTGAGGTATTTCAATTTGGATTTCAAATAAGAAAGACAGAAAAAGACTCATGCACCCTCGAGAGCATTCTCTTTCACTTGcatttcttcttgaagttggctCGAAGACCTGTCCAGTCTTGATTTTCCCAGTTATTACTTGAGCGCGCTGAGGCAACTCTGAACTAAGCTCAGGGGAGGGGTAGTAGGTATGCTTCAAACCCTCCGGCACCTTGAAGAACAATGGCACTAGATCGGGAAAGATGAATGACCACTGAGGACATGACAACGGGGGAAGTTGGTAATAGAGAATCCTCCCTTCTTCTTTGCTTTCTTGCCTGAAAAAATCCAAAACTAACCATTGGAACCTCATGGGCTATCGAGTTAGGAGATTCATTTTATTTATTACTTTTACTTTTTTTACCAAGTTATTCTAAAAGATAAGAGCTAACCGACCATCCTGATTGAATGTTTGAGTACTCGGAGTCTCTCGTAAGTATGGAAAGGAAGTCTCTTCTTTCCACAACTCCTAAATTTCCCATCAGCCTATCCAATCTAATTCCAGACAGAGTGAGTAAACCTTACTTTAGTGTAGGTAGTGTCAGATAATTAGGAAGTCTTGATAGTCTTTCGTATAATCTCTTCTTCAATCCTAGGAGCAAAAAAGGAATGCCCTTTAGGGACCTTTGGATACCAAGATTTCCGACCTCTTACTTTTGTAGTTATAAATTGCAGAATAGAATCAATTATGAAATTAATAAGTATATATCCCTCATACCTATTGGTATCGGTTTGGGCCACTACCCAGAACCCTGCCAGAGCCCTATTTTTAAGAAGCAATTGACAGTCTTTTTTAGAACTAGAACTACGGTAAAATCCAGTATCGACGGGCCTAGTTCTTTTCCTTTGCTTATGCAGGGCAAGAATTTGTGTTCAATCAGTACAATAAGAAATCCTAAGTATTTTTTTTGGTCAAGCGACACCCAGATTTTAACTAGAGATAAAGGATTTGCAGTCCCCTGCCTTACTGCTTGGCCATGCTGCCAAATCTGATCCAAAATCGAGCAAAATCTTATTCTTCCACATTATTTTACTAATTTGTATTCCTAGGAGGGGATTATGAAACCCGTTTTGATTCTTTTTAGATCGTTGAATCCCATTGTACTTATCCCTTTCCAATCCCTTTTAATAAATTCATTCCTATTTTATATTGGACACGGTTTTATTCTCTTCGATTGATTGTATCTCAAAACACACATTGCTTAAATACCTTCTCTTTCTATTGAAAAGAGAAAGGATTTCGTTCACAGACTACAGAATTTAGGAAAAACTGGAACCATTCACTATATTATTTATTATtatttgttattttcatattttctATTTGTTAGTAGTGAACGATTCTAAAATGGGTATTGTATCCCAAATAGTGTTTCCTTAATGGCATAACAAAATCAAATTGATTTACGGCTAATCAGTATCAATTAAAAAAGAAAATTATGATATTGATATAGTGTGACCTGACCCCTGTTGCTCCAAGTGAAATTCTTTCTAGGGTTCTTATagatattctccattttttcccGTTCCCTACAATAAAGTATAGTCTGAAGGCTAGCATGCACCATTCCTCACTTATGATAATCTAAGACCAAAAATAAAGAAGGCTCACACCATAATAATACATACCTTTTTTCCTCGACCATCAAGGTCGTGGATTTGGATCGATTTCGATTTTACGGGCTTCATACATTGTTAATAAAAGTACTCGGCATTGGAAAGCATCACGTTCTACACACAAAAGAAGTCGGTGGAAGGTATGGAATTTCTCGGCTAAAGGTCAGAAAGAAAGCAATCATCGGTGCTCTCGGTTCCAACAATGAGTCTTTTCTCTGAGAATTAAGGGAAACAAACTAACCTCGTCTGTCTATGTTCACCTTGACATGAAAGACTCTTTTCCTAACCTGACCGTTCTATCTGGCTAGTTCACTTCACTTTTCGAGGGATCCTGGATTGGACTTCACTTGTCTATGAGTGTCTGAACAGCTTCAGATCCTTCCAAGGCGCAGGGGTTCTCTCTCCATTCACTTTGAGCTGGGTTTCTTATGATCTTTGTAGTAGTTTTTCTGTCCAATTTTATGGTAAATTAAATCTTACACAGTTGTCCCAAAGGACGTCCATTCCATTCGGCAGGGACTCCATCTCGCATTCGATCTCCCTCCTTTCCCTAAAAGGGTCGAGGTATCTCTGGACTTCTCTTTTGCCTCTCTCCCAGATTCAAGAAAAGGGAGGAAGAGGGCCTCTCGACGGGAGTGATTTCCCAAAAAGATATCGTTCCCAGCATCCTCGAGTTCGTAGTCAAACTCACCTTCATACACCTTTCATGGGCTGGTGCAGGCAAGCGCCGATGTCTAGAGCAGGAGATGGAAGCTTGGGTTGAGGAGGCTGTCAACGAGTCATCAAAGGCGATAGATTGGTTATATTCTGATTCGTTTGATTTTGATTTTCTTTTTTTTGTGAGAGGTCTGAGTCCACAGCTGGGGAAGAGTCGTCAGATGACAATTGAAGTAGGGGTCTGCCTCTTTCAAAGGGAAGCAAGAGTCTCATAGGAAAGGAGATCCTGCACAGACCAATCCCAATCAGGAAGAGAGTCTTGTTGTCAATGAAAGCAATTTTTCTATGTCATATATCTGCCTATCTCGTGTTGTGAGCTATAAAGTACCCACCAGGGGGTGGACCAAGAAAGAGGCAAGCGATTGGGCCCTTCCCATCCTCTATGATGTCAGTCTCTTTGTCATTCTTTCACCCTTGCTGAGTAGCGAAGTGAGCATACTCAAGATCCAATCCATCAATCATTTGAGTTGGTACGAACATAGGAATCCAGACTCCGCTTGATTTGATCTTAAGTTTCGACCTTCATCAGTCAGGAAAAAGAAGAAGGACCCACTTATTCCACTCGGAGAGACCGAACCAggcaacaaaaataaaaataaaaactgAAGGAAGTTCTCTTTCCATTCCAACTAAACTAAGTGCAAAATGGCGGAGAGCAAAACAGAAACGCATGAACAAAGAAACTATGTCGAAACCAACGAGTCCTTTGGTCGACTCTAAAGAATGTATCAGGAGTTGGGAGTTAGTCGTCTCATAGGAGTGATAGCTGGGTTTTTCACGGAGTTTCTTCGTACGATTGAAAAAAAGAGTGCTCTGGGTCGCAGAAAACAAGAAGAAGATTGTCTCCCAACCCCTTTAAAGCAGCTACCTACCGTGATCTGGTCTTGGGAAAGCATTGGCACCCCCGTTTGCTGGATCTTCTAGGCACTCTAAAGCGCTTCCACGAGAGACAGGTGGACTTTGAGTTATAGACGGAGAAGAGCCTTTAGAGGATCAAGAGTGATTCCCCAATCAAACAAATGGGATTTTGAGGGAGGGCTGAACGCGATGTACTGAAGGGTTTACTTTCGCTGATCGGCGCCAGTCTTCCTGCTATGAATTTCCCAGGTCGGGAGGGGCCCTTTCCTTCTACCTTACTGAACCCATTCACCAATGATTGGTTCACTCAAAGCTAAAGACCAATTCCTTCCTTTTAGGTGGTCTAGGTGGCTGGGATACTATGCCCTTCTTTTTAGAGGCTCAAAGACGAGTTCTTTGAAGGAAGCAAAAGAACCCATGTGTCTCAGATGAAGTCTACCTTCTTTTTGTGCCGGGAAGAAGAATGAGATCCAACTCAAAGTCAAGGAAAGCGGCCTAGACCACTGACTTTTGATGGAAGACTTCTGAACATGGATTGGCCTGATAAAGCCAATTTTTTGGCGAATCAAATATTTTCTGAGAGCACTAGACCTTCTCTCTTTGAGGATTGATTCCCACTCACTGCCTGATAGCAGGCTTGGCCCATGAGACCTATTGTCTTATTGTACTGGCTCACTTCACTACTTCCCCTTTTTGGTTCGCAAACGCTCTAACCCATTGGGAAGCTCCATCCAAATTGGAGTTGATGTGAGCACTTCCCCAGAGGTAGAGGCTTTTTCTAGAAAAGGATGGGAGCATAAAATGTAGGTGAGTCAATTGCATGTGGCCTTCAAGTATTTCGTACTGTAACGATATTAGATCGGCATCCAAACAAAGGTGCATGTACGGTTCCTCTGGGACAATATTTTGTCCTAATCATTAAGAAAGATTAAATAAGTTGATAGCGTGATCTCGTACTAACACATACTCTTTAAATAGTGAAGAACTTGCATGCGGCCTTCAATTTGGCCTTCAAGCCACAACCACGTTATGTTCTGATCTGAGACTTTGGTTGGGGGGCTGCTGGCCCCTACACATACTCTCTAAATATTGAAGAACTTGCATGAGGGCTTCAAACCACAACCACGGTATGAGTCCTGATCTAAGACTTTGGTTTGGGGGCTGCTAGCCCCTTCGCATCGACAAGGAAACTGTGAACGACAATGAGTTTAGAATTAGAATTAAGGACGCGTCTAGCTGGCGGCCGGGGGCTCGCTAATGCTCCCTAGCGGCCAGCCAAATAAAGTAAGTGTATGTCCCCTGGTCCCAGGAAAGGTAAGACACTGCTAATTAATCATCCTATGTGGTCTCTTCTCACGTGATGGATGTCTGCATGCCGCTGCATTCATGTTCCTCATGTTCATCCTTTGTGCATTAGTTTTTTGGTTTTCAAAATAATAAAAGACATATCTTCTAAACCACACGTCGAAATTCAGATCCGTTTTCACCCTTGAAACCCTCGCGATGTGCTCTTCAAAAATAGACCCCGCATGGAGATGTTTCGACGAACTAGTCTTTCTGCCAACTagatatcaatgtgtgtgcaactagactacattgccccgccaactgagcatatgtgtgtgtgtgtcaatagtcctgccaactaaacatcaatgtgtgtgcaagTAGATTACATTGTCGCGCCAAGTGAGCATATGTGTGTGCAAGTAGTATCCTGCCAACAAAACATCAATGTATGTGCAACTAGACTAAATTACAAGTCAACCAAGCATATGTGGGTGCAACTAGTCTTCCTGCCAACTAAACAcctgtgtgcaactagactacattacaaaacaactaaacatcaatgtgtgtgcaattAGACTACATTACAAGAAAAGGTTGCACATCGACTTCGTTGGGGCAAAAGTTGTCGTGGTTGCTAGGTTGCAACCTCATACGAAGGTGCAGCTCCAAAGATTAGTTTTGTAAAGTTGCACGATGTAGTACTAAAGTTGCACAATACAGTATTAAAGTTGCACAATATATCATCAAAGTTGACATCGAAAAAAATTCATTGAAATATACTCATATGGGATCTAGTTTCTAAGATCTCGTCACGAAGAATCCAACGGTGAAGATGGATCTGAATTCCAACACGTGATTTGAAATATATGATTTTTAAAAAATTAAAGATCCGAAATAAATACACAATCTGTTTTGTTGTCCATGATAAATCTGACATTTAATAATTAATCACATGCACTAGCAGACAAATCCTACGCATGTATATGTGTGGCAGAGCGTGGCCGCTTATTTTCTCCAAAAGATGCGCGTGCACTTTAAAGATTTTAGGATTGAAGTATGTTTCGAATAGTGTGGTGGTTTTTTTTAAAAGGTTGGCATTGTATGTCAGCTGCTGGCATAAACTATAAACTTTAGGCGACGGGGCTGTTGGCATATCTATGGCCGTTGGTCTTCTCAAATTTGTCCGTGGACCGCACGTTGCACGCACGGCTGACCTAAAAAAAGAATGGATGCCGAGTAggcggccgacccaaacggacaaaaaaaCAGACAAAATCGCCGTCCGTTTGGGTCAGCACGTTCCTTGTGTGTCTATGGCCCGACTGGGCGGATGACCCAGTCAAAATCGTCGCGAGGAAGCGATTCCACAGCCTTTGATAGGGAGCTTAGTAAGAGATGGTTTGCACTGTCGGTGCAAAATACATTAATTAACTTGCAGTAATGATACAGAAAGAGCTCGCAACAAAGAAGCGGGAACGGGTCTTTTAACTCCAATACCACCTGATAGCTTTTAGGCTTCGGTGCTGCAAGCTGGTAGCTTCCGTCTGGGTGGTAGGTAGATGCATGTGTGGGTAGAACGGTGCTCCAAACTACTAGTAGCAACTTACGCTTGGTTGGCACACCGGATATTCAGTCCAACCTTCAGTGGTCATCTGGTGGCTATATCATCGAGATGCTGCTCCTCAGTGGATGAGACAATATCACCTGGAAACCACATATTCAGCGGAATCCTGGAAACCTGAGCAGAGACTGTAGGATGCTAATTGTATGGGCCAGATTGACTCATAACTGCTCTGCCCTATTTGCAAAACAACGACCACAACCAGAGTACATTTTACACGGAACCCCTCAGGCCTACAAGTAAACACAGCTAGCCTCTTGCCACTAATTTCCAGTTTCTTGTCAGGAAGTAGGATCTGTAAGCCATGCGATGTGCCTATGATTCACCACGCATGCCAGACATTTAAATTTCGATTTAAAATGGAAAACTACCAGCAATGGATAGCAAAACTCACAGAAGGTGATTCTAAATAGTCTCCTAATAGCAGAGTCCCAGCAAAATCACATTTAGGAAACTAAAACAACTAACATGCAATGCCCCAGACAAGACAACAGAAAACTTTAGGAAGCCAATTTTAGTAGTCCAGAATTCACTTGCAGTACTGCCATCACTTCAACAACGTGAGAAAACTGAAGGAAGCCGATTTTAGTAGTCCAGAAGAATTCACTTGTAGTACTGCCATCACTTCAAAAACATGTACAGTAGTTAAGGCATGATAGCCGCATTATGCTAGGGAGTTTAGTTACAACATAGACACGTACAGTAGTTAACGCATTATGCTAGGGTGTTTTGTTACAACAGACACATCACTAACCCATTAGCCATTAACAGTCATAGTAAACCTCACGTTTATGCATCGGACATAACTCGAGTACAAGCTGAAGAACGTACCAGTGCACCACTACGACTCCAAACATCCTGCAGAAGTCCTTGTGTATGAAACCTTCATAAGTCTTTACTGCCACCAGCAAACCTGAAACATAAGAGTTGAACTTTTTATACTTATATATGAAAACGAACTTAACAACAATCTAAGAAAATAGATACATCAGTGCATGTTATCTTTATTAGCAAGAAACATATTAGAATTATTCTCAACTAAGTCCAGAGGAATGTACCTTAATCATGTACTTGCACTTTTTTAGGACAAGTGCGGCTATCATTCTTGTTCGCATTCTTATCTTTCTTGCTTTGCTTTCCACCCTTATCCATGTATCCTTTAAGTCTTTTGATCCTACCCCTCAATCGAATATCATTTGGAGGATGAATGTCAACCTCATTTGGAATTGAACAACCCAAGAATTCCTCAATTTTTTCTGTTTGAGTTTGTTCTTTCGCCGGAACTTGGTTACATAATTGATCTCCAAGTGCAAAAATCCTTAGCTGCCTTCAAATCCGTAAAAGTCATCCCTATGGCTGGCCTGATGTCATCATCACACTCCGGAGTACAAGATGAGCCCTGAAATTTGGATGAAAAGAACAACGGGTTTAACATGCTGGAATACAAGAAACTGTAAGCATGTACATATTACTTAGACAAGTACTTACACAGAAAGGTGCACTATACAATTTTTGTGGTGTGGTAAATACAATTTCGGCACTTGGTCTAGTGTGGACGGCAGATTCTGCATCAGACTGGGCGTCACAAATAGCCAAAGGTGGAGCCTTGCTCACTCCGCTCTGGCATTCCATAGTTACTGCACAAAGAGAAGATATACCGTCTGTAAGTGCAAAAAGCACATCCGCATAGGAGCCAGTCAATATGTGCATTCCGGAATAGCATAGAAAAAATAAACTGGTCGAAAGAACATTCAAAGTGTTAGCAGTACCTAATCTCAGCTCACTTCACCAATCGATTGCAATATAAATTAAAACTAACAACTAAAATCATTTCTATAATTTATCTATGCTCAAATAGTTTCAACTCCTTTCTTATTCCCATTGTACTACACACAAGTCTGCAAGAAGTAATGGTTTTTTTAATTTCTTATTCCCATTATGGTGTATAGTATTGTCAAATTAGCATGATTGGATCTCCCTGTTGTTGCATTAATATAAAACTTGCTTACCAAATGAGTTTTGACTTTACcaacttcttgaagaccaaaatCTGGACAGTAGACTTAGGGGCAATCAGCAGTTGCAGCCAAGATACTACTACCTCGCTCCCTCCCCTACTCTAGCTGCTTTGCTTTGCAAACCTAGCCCAACTAGAAGTGCTAATCTTGGAGGAGACAACCAGAATCCACACCCTTGTCCTCTCTATTTGCTTTACAAACCTAGCTCAACTAGATGAGCTCCGAAAAGAAGACCACGGCAAAGTATACAAGATGATCAATGTAATAGAAATCTCCATACCTTCAGACTTAGATCCGGTACCAATCCGATGGGGAATGCTCAGAGAATGATTGGCGTGTTGGGCCAGCCGCCGGAGAGGAGAGAAGCCCGGAGAAGAATTAGCCGCGCCGGTCGCCGGCCGCCGGCCGCCGGGGTGTACTGCTGGGTTGTCGCGGTAGGCCAGCCGCCGGAGAGGAGAGAACGAATTAGCCACGGTCGCCCGACGCCTGATACTCCGTAGGAGAGAATGAACTAGACGCGGTCGCCGGCCGCCGGCCCTGCGCAGAACGAGGGCGTCGTGCTGGCCGAGGCGACCATCTCCTAACCCTAGCTGTTGATGGGGAAAAATTGAATCGGGATAGAAAGAGGCACCGATGGCTCATCTTCCATAAGGATGTTGTACCGAGGTACAGGAAGATTACGAGGTTCTTTCTGCATTTCGTCCATCTTTTCATCTCAAATCGCACAATCCTCATCCAACGGCACAGGATCAAGTTTCCGTGCTTCCACTGAATACATGGTTTCCATCAGATATGTACTCCTCAGTGGGGAATGGAGTGAATGGCGGAGGCGCCGGACCACGACCTGTTAGCTGTGATAGCAGGTGGTCATCCAGCCGCAAGGACAGCCATAGTTGGCCAAACGGGTCAGTATTCAGCACTTGCAACAGCGGTTGGGTACCTGCAAATCAAGGTAGTACAGGATGAAATATAATTAAACAGACATATTATAGTAACATATATTAAAATCAAATGAAGGAATACAGGCACCATGGCGTCCGCGAGGATGCAGTTTTAGAAGTTAGAAATATGTTGGACTTTGTAAATGCAAGGTGGGTGCTATAACATATAAACCCACAAAATCACAATAACAGCAACGCTTTTACAAAAAATTGTGCTACAAACACTTGCTTTTTGTACAGCATATATTTTTGAATGGTTTTCGAAGGCTCTACGGAAACAATAGACAATACGTAGAGCGCAGAAACTTCCATGCAACCGAGTGCAATATCCTTCTCAAAGGTCTGAGTACATGTTGAGATTCCTTTGGAGGGGGTATAGGAAAGCATTCCAAAGGAATTTATACCAATCCGATGATCCAGAGGGCCCTTGCCAGGAAACTTCCCAAACTAAAGTTCAAAGACAGCATTAAGATATTCACCCAACATTGCACATACAAATTTGCCTTACAAAAATATTTATATCATGAGCTAGCACTCCCCTTTTAGGAAGCATATCAATGACAAGGCTACATTTGATCTCTAACAGCAGGAGAAGAGAAGAGCTAGAAAGCACGGACACGGCTGGAAGTGCCGAACGATACGGCAGGATACGCCAGGATACGCGAACTTTGCAGTATCCCCCGAATTTCGATcttaaaaaaggaaaaaaacacaGGGATACACAGGAACTCAACATCACTACATTGGCATCATTTGCAGTTGCAGGTTAAAACTTTTCTAATATATATTTATTCCTTTGATTAAGGAGAACTAACAATCACAACCTGAAAAAGGTAACATATTCTATCAAACTTCAGGCCAGACAACAAGATGCAAAGTAGGTATACATGGAAGTTGGACAAACTCTTCTCGTCTAATGGCAACATTTGCGGCAGGAATCTATCTCGAGGACGAAATGGTAGCATGATGAGATAATATTTTGCATTCTTTTCAATCACAACTTCTTAATGCTAAACAACTTCAATATTTAAGAGTTGAATATCACGAGTACAATAGAAGAACACATGGACGAAAAACAGAAATGGAAAAGCCCCATACAGCAATCAGCTTCAGTGCCATTACCTGCGGTTAAATGCTGCTGATAGTTGCGGTAGCCTGCGTATGGACCAGCATATTCAATCGAACCCCCATAGCACTGCCGTGTATCCTGCAGCGGTGACTGTAAAGGAATATCAACTACTCAATGCATGGAGATGAAGAAATCAATGGCTAGCAGACAGTAGACAATCAAAGCATACCAGCTTATTTAGAGAAAAATTGCCTGATGAAACATGATCATTAAGTAGAGATTTCTGAACCACATTTGCAGTAGGGATGACTTCCTCTGCACATGACCTTAAAATTGCAACGAGTGTCATATGTCATTAGTTAAAATAAATAGTGAGGAAGTGGAAACAAAGGAAATTGTCCCGTCCACACGAACACCTTGCTTAAGCATAATCAAAGAAGTTTACCTTGGAGTTGCATCAAGATATTTGGAGAATGTACAGGGGAGGAAGTCTGGCTTGAATAAACAGACTCTCTCAGAAGAGACTGGTACGAGTACTTCCACTGCCTTCTTTTCAAGGTCAACACCAATCATCCATGCATTCTCATCATTATAAACAACCTTAGACATCAGGTAAACAATGTTGCCACCGTCAATGCCCAGGGTTGGGTAAGCCGAATACAGATTTCTCAATGTTGATTTCCCAGCTTTAGCATCCCACAGTTGTGGGAGCAACATAGAGTGATCAGTATTGTCAGCCAAGATGTCATCAATATCAACAGTGTGCCCCTTGCGCCAATAGTCCCAGGAAGTATGCCTATAACATGTCCGGAGCTTCCAACCATCATCAACAAGAGTATATTCCACAGGGTCGGTACATGAATCATCTTTGTGGAAGAGCAGCTCTGAATCATGGATGATATCTACGCTGTCAAGATCCTTTGTCGTCTTGATGTTGTGAACAGCAACCTTTTTGAAACGAAGATCCAACTCTACAAACTTGATGACACCATTGGAGCAGGTGATGTCCCTGAACAGGCGTGGGTTACCTTCATGTCGCTCGTTTTCTTCAAGCATGGGCACTGGGGTGAAACTTAGAACGGGGTTCTTGCCAAACACGTTGCAGCTGATGATACCCCGCCAGAGGTCGATCCAGCCTACAGCACCTCCTCCAAGCGCAATCACCTTGTCGAGTGATGGGCCAGGCAGGTCTTCTTTCTTTACTACGGGAGATGCCTGTAACCGCAACTGCTTGGTGGTCCACTTGCCAGTCTTGGAAGAGAAGACATGAAGCTCGTAGTCCGAACGGGGATTTGTCATGCAGAGATCCGCGATGACAAATTCCCCATCGTCGTCGTCGGACGGCAGGACGCAGATGTGGAACGAGTTCCTGGTGCCTGGTGGAGTAACCGGGATCGGTTCGAGCGACGGCTTGCCACGACCAGCCTTGTAGAGAAAGTACTCGGCGAGACGAGAATCCTTATGGGTGATTCGTGGACCGACGGtgaaggcgaggcggaggagtACGAGGTCCTTCGCCGAGAAGAGAACCAGGGGTTCCATCATGAAATCTTCGTGCTTCAACTCGGGGCCAAAGACGCAAAAGTGTGAGATTGCCGGCGGATCTGAGAGGCAGAAACTGACCTTGACCATGTGACCGGTGCTGGTGGTGGCTTCAGCGGTGGTGGCGTTCTTGCAGACGGCAAAGTAGgccctactgtcaagaagaaccCATGGGGCACAGCGGGTGGTGGCGGGTGCTACGGCGGGGGGGTGTAAGGAAGAGGCGGGGAAGGATCCCTCCATTATACTCGGCGGCGGGGCAGACAGGATTTGGGAACTAGGGTTTCCTCACCAGAACAGAGGAAAACTtctgttgttgtttctttttcgATAGAGAAACAGAGAGACAAGTGCTTGCCTTTTAATGGCCTGAGTGTTTTCCGAGTCCATCTAAAATTCTCTCCTCCTTTCTCGGCCGAACTTGGCTGAGTCCAGGTAGGATGCCCTCTCTCTGCTGGGCCGCGTCCGGGCTAGTATTTTGCTTCCCTTCACGACTGGGAACTATCGACACGGAAACAGCAAAATCACCACTAGTATGCATGTATAGTTATCGATGTTTTCTTTTTCGTATGTGGTTATAGTGGAgtgtttatttgcaatccggatcgctgccggtatgaaaaaaacgaattataagtttgctttcataacaatattttaaaaatatttaacaggtaaaattaacatcatatttagatccacacattttttaataaaatttcatatataatatgttaaaatcaaAGTTATAGTTTAAAAGAtacagataatttagaaaatcatttgatttgactcaaatatatttcaaaataatatttaaaaatacttaacaggtaaaaataatctcatattcatattctacatatttttctaatcaaatttcatatataacatgttcaaatcggagttacggtttaaaagatatggatgatttAAAAAAACATTTGTTTAACTTAAATATGATCCGCGCATGAATTATCTAAAACATCAGGGGGGTTTtgaaaaatgtaaaataacggttCCGGTGTGACTTAAATCCGGACGGCGGGTTGATTTCAAAAAAGACAGGATTTTTTATGAAAAATGCCATGACGGACGAAAGAAACTCAATTtactttattattaggtaaagactggcacatatgcccgtgcgttgtaACAGGAAATAAAATAGTATGCATTTAGAGTCAGTGAGAATTATATGTGCAAGCAAAACCCTGTGTGCACACGAAAAATGAATATTTAGCTTCCCGATTTCGCTGCGTGTGAATGAATCAATCCGTTATTTTTCCATTCATTGATCGATGGCATTTAAGAGTTTTATTACGTCATCGTACACCAGAGAAGGCCCATGAGTTATTCAATCTATTTTTCCTTTCAATCCTTTCAATGGAGGTGATTTTAAGGTATGGAGTTTTTGAATATTCTAGcaaacatgaacaattttttaaatccTTAACAGTTATTGGAAAATTATGTAGAATTTTGGGAAAATGCTAACAAAATATGAAAGGGAACATATTttaaaattcacaaacattttctgaaaacaccaatttttttataaaaaacatgaacattatttaaatttgtgaacat
Coding sequences within it:
- the LOC125508420 gene encoding uncharacterized protein LOC125508420, whose product is MEGSFPASSLHPPAVAPATTRCAPWVLLDSRAYFAVCKNATTAEATTSTGHMVKVSFCLSDPPAISHFCVFGPELKHEDFMMEPLVLFSAKDLVLLRLAFTVGPRITHKDSRLAEYFLYKAGRGKPSLEPIPVTPPGTRNSFHICVLPSDDDDGEFVIADLCMTNPRSDYELHVFSSKTGKWTTKQLRLQASPVVKKEDLPGPSLDKVIALGGGAVGWIDLWRGIISCNVFGKNPVLSFTPVPMLEENERHEGNPRLFRDITCSNGVIKFVELDLRFKKVAVHNIKTTKDLDSVDIIHDSELLFHKDDSCTDPVEYTLVDDGWKLRTCYRHTSWDYWRKGHTVDIDDILADNTDHSMLLPQLWDAKAGKSTLRNLYSAYPTLGIDGGNIVYLMSKVVYNDENAWMIGVDLEKKAVEVLVPVSSERVCLFKPDFLPCTFSKYLDATPRSCAEEVIPTANVVQKSLLNDHVSSGNFSLNKLSPLQDTRQCYGGSIEYAGPYAGYRNYQQHLTAGTQPLLQVLNTDPFGQLWLSLRLDDHLLSQLTGRGPAPPPFTPFPTEEYISDGNHVFSGSTET